TTTCACCTCGCCGCGCTCTCCTCGCGCCCGATGCACGAGGAGGACCCCGCTCGCGGCGCGCGCGTCAACGTCGAGGGGTTCATCAACACGGTCGAGCAGGTGCGCGACCACGGCTGTGAGACGGTCGTCTACGCCTCCACCTCCTCCATCTACGGCGACCAGACGGAGCCGTCACACGAGTCGATGGACGTGGAAGCCCGCACCGGCTACGAGGCCTCGAAGCTCGCACGCGAACGCTACGGCGAGTACTACTCCAACTTCCACGACATGAGCATGGCCGGGATGCGCTTTTTCGCGGTCTACGAGGGCTTTTCCGGCGCGGAAGAGCACAAAGGCGAGTTCGCGAACCTCATCACGCAGTTCGCCCACCGGCTCGCAAACGGGGAGCGCCCGGACATCTGGGGCGACGGCACCCAGACCCGCGATTTCACCCACGTCGACGACATCGCGCGCGGACTCGAACTCGCGGCCGACCACGAACTCGACGGCGTCTACAACCTCGGCACCGGGCAGTCGTACTCGCTGAACGAGCTGGTCGACCGGCTCAACGACGTGCTCGGCACCGACATCGAGCCGATTCACTCCGAGAACACCATGACGAACTACGTCCACGACACGCTCGCGGACGTGTCGAAGATGAAGGAGGCCACCGGCTGGGAGCCACAGATCGACTTCGAGGAGGGGCTTCGCCGCGTCTGCGCGCCGTATCTCGACGACGAATAGCCACGACTTTTCTCACTCGCCCGTCGAGTCGGGGTATGAACGTCCGTATCATCGGTGTGCCGATGGACCTGGGAGCCGACCGCCGTGGCGTCGACATGGGACCGTCGGCGATTCGCTACGCCGGTCTCTCGGATGCGCTCGCCGACGCCGGCCACGAGTGCGTCGAACTCGGCGACGTGAGCGTCCCCCGGCCGGAGAATCTCGACGCCCCGAGCGGTCGGGCGAAGTATCTCGCCGAGACGGAGACGGTGTGTCTCGGCCTCGCCACGCAGGTCGAGGCGACCATCGACGCCGGCGGGTTCCCGCTCGTGCTCGGGGGCGACCACTCGATTGCCATCGGCACCGCTGGTGGCGCGGCGACACAGGGCGACACCGGCGTCGTCTGGTTCGACGCCCACGGCGATTTCAACACGCCCGACACGACACCCTCGGGCAACGTCCACGGGATGTCGGTCGCGGCTCTTCTCGGTCGGGGCGAGTTCGCCGACAGCGACTGGGCACACGCGCCGAACATCGACCCGTCGAACGTCGCGATGGTCGGGATTCGCTCGCTGGACGACGCCGAGCGCGCGGCGCTGCGCGACAGCGAGGTGACGGTGTTCACCATGTCGGATATCGACGAGCGCGGACTGCCGGTCGTGACGGAGGAAGCACTCGCCGTCGCCGGACAGGCGGACGGGATGCATATCTCGCTCGACATGGACTTCCTCGCGCCCGCGGAGGCACCGGGCGTCGGGACGCCCGTCCGGGGCGGTGTCACCTACCGCGAGGCCCACGCCGCGATGGAGGCCGTCGCCGACCGACTCGACAGCGTGCGCTCGATGGAGGTCGTCGAGGTGAACCCGATTTTGGATTCACACAACAAGACGGCGGAGCTGGCCGTCGAACTCATCGCCTCGGCGCTTGGCAAACGGATTCTCTAAGCCGGCTCGTAGCCCGCGTCCGCAATCGCCGTTCGGACGGCAGCGAGGTCCGGGTCGCCCTCGATTTCGAGCGTCTCCGTGGTCTCGTCTGCGCGTGCACTAGCCACGCCCTCGACTGCCGTGACGGCGTCCTCGACCGTCTGCTCGCAGTGGTCACAGCTCATCCCGTCGACGGTGAGTGTCTTCGTCATGAGCGAGCGTAGTCGGTCGCGAGGCTTGAATCTGCGCCCAACAGTTTTGCCGGTCGCACCCTCAGAGGTGGTATGCTCTCACTCGGGCGACGCGAACTGGTGGTGGGTGTGGTCGGCGTGTTCGCGCTCCCGCCCGTCGCCCTGCTCGCGGCGTCGGCACTCAACGTCTCCTTGTCCGGCGGCGTGGTGGCCGCCATCATCGGCGCGCCGCTGTTCGTCATCGCTGCCGGGCTCGCGTATCTCGCTAGAGAAGTCGCCTCGCAGGCTGACGAACCCGCACTCGTCGACGAGCAGCTCGGTGACGCCCTCGACATGACGAGCGAGGAGTACCGAGAGCTGACCGAAGAGAAGTAGCTACTCCTCCGTCACGTCGACGCTCGCGACCCAGTCGCCCTCGTCGAGTCGCATCACGGTGACGCCCATCGTGTTTCTCCCCTGCCGGGAGAGTTCGTCCACGGTGGTTCGCATAATCTGGCCGGATTCGCTCATGATGACGAGCCCGTCCGTCTCCTCGACGGCCGACAGCGAACAGGCCTCGCCGTTGCGCTCGTTCGTCTTGATGTCGACGAGTCCCTTCCCGTAGCGGGACTGGCTGCGGTACTCGGACAGCGAGGTCCGCTTCCCGTAGCCGTTGCGCGTCACGGTCAACAGGTCGCGGTCGTCGTCCTTTCTGGCGGTGACGAGACCGGCGACCCGGTCGTCGCCTTCGAGCTTGATACCGTTGACACCGCGGGCGGACCGCCCCATCGACCGGGCCTCCGTCTCGTCGAACCGAATCGTCATCCCCTGGCGAGTACCGATGACGATGTCCATCTCGCCGTCGGTCACCTCCACGTCGACGAGTCGGTCACCCGCTTCGAGTCGGGTGGCGCGAATTCCGCCGGAGTGGACGTTCTCGAACGCCGAGAGTTCGGTCCGCTTCACGTAGCCGTCTTCGGTCGCCATCGCCAGATACCCCTCCTCGTCTTCCACGTCGTCCACGTCGACGACCGCGGTGACCTCCTCGTCGGAGTCGAGGTCGATGACGTTCACGACGTTCGTCCCGCGGGCCGTGCGGGACATCTCGGGAATCTCGTAGGTTTTGAGCCGGTACACCTGCCCGCGATTCGTGAACACGAGCAGGTAGTCGTGAGTGTTCGCCTGGAAGACGGCGGAGACGCGGTCGCCTTCCTTCGGCCGGACGCCGATGATACCCTTCCCGCCGCGGTTCTGCGGGCTGAACTCCGCGATGGGCATCCGCTTGATGTAATCCTCCTCGGTGAGGACGACGACGGTGTCCTCCTCGGGGATGAGGTCCTCGCGGGTGACGGAGCCGGTGTCCTCGACGATGGACGTGCGGCGGTCGTCGCCGTACGTCTCGCGCATGTCGCGGAGTTCGTCTTTGATGACGCCGAGCAGTTCGCTCTCGTCGCCCAGAATCGTCTCCAGTCGCTCGATGGTCGCCTGCACATCCGCGTACTCGCTTTCGACCTCGCCGACCTCCATCGAAGTGAGCGAACCGAGCTGCATCCGGACGATGTGGGCCGCCTGCTCCGTCGAGAGCCCGAACTCCTCGCGCAGGCCGGCCTTCGCGTCGTCGCGGTCGTCGCTGTTCCGGATGAGGTCGACGACGGCCTCGGCGTTTTCGAGCGCCTGAAGCCGGCCTTCCAGGATGTGGGCGCGGTCTTGTGCCTCGTCGAGCCGGTACTGCGAGCGCCGGCGCACGACCTCGCGCCGGTGGTCGACGTACTGTTCGAGCAGCTGTTTCAGGTTCAGGACGCGCGGCTGGTCGTCGACGAGCGCAAGCGACAACACCGAGAAGGTGCGTTCGAGGTGTGATTCCAGCAGCTGATTCTTGACGACCTCGGTGTTCGTACCGCGCTTCAGGTCGATGACGACCCGCACGCCGTTGCGGTCGGACTCGTCGCGGATATCCGCGATGCCCTCGATTTTCCCCTCGTTCACGTCGTCGGCGATGCGCTCGATGCGCCGCGCCTTGTTCTCCTGATACGGGAGTTCGGTGACGACGATGCGGTCGCCGCCGCTGTCGCGTTCCTCGGTGTCGATTTCGGCACGAACCCGGAGTTTGCCGCGGCCGGACTCGTACGCCTCGTGAATCCCCTGTCGACCGACGATGTTCGCGCCGGTCGGGAAATCCGGCCCCTTGACGTACCCCTCGCCGTCGGGACCGACGATGAGGTCAGACACCGAGCAGTCGGGGTTGTCGATGAGGTGGATGGTCGCGTCCACGACCTCGCGCAGATTGTGCGGCGGAATGTTCGTCGACATCCCGACCGCGATGCCGGAGGCTCCGTTCAGGAGGAGGTTCGGCACCTTCGCCGGGAGCACGTCCGGTTCGGTGAGCCGGTCGTCGTAGTTGGCCGTGAAGTCGACGGTGTCCTCCTCGATGTCGGCGAGCAGTTCCTCGGCCAGCGAGTCCATGCGCGCCTCCGTATACCGCATCGCTGCCGGCGGGTCGCCGTCGACGGAGCCGAAGTTCCCCTGCCCGTCGACGAGCGGGTAGCGCAGGGAGAAGTCCTGTGCCATCCGGGCGAGCGCATCGTAGATGGACTGGTCGCCGTGTGGATGGTAGTTCCCCATCACCTCGCCGACCACGTTGGAGGATTTCCGGTGGCCGCTGTTGGAGGTGACGCCCATGTCGTGCATGGAGTAGAGGATGCGCCGCTGGACGGGCTTGAGTCCGTCGCGGGCGTCCGGGAGCGCGCGCCCGACGATGACGGACATCGCGTAGTCGATGTAGCTCTGTTCCATCTCGTCGTCGATGCGGACGTTCCGCACCTCGCGCGCGATGTTCGCGTCGAGCGTCGGGTCGGTGTCGTCGGTGCTCATATATCCACCCACTCCGCGTCGTCGGCGTGCTCCTTGATGAACTGTTTGCGGGGAGCCACGGCATCACCCATCAACACGGAGAACATCTTGTCCGCGGCGGCAGCGTCCTCGACGGTGATGCGCTTGAGGATGCGCGTCTCCGGATTCATCGTCGTCTCCCACAGCTGTTTGGGGTTCATCTCGCCGAGTCCCTTGAACCGCTGGACCTGGTCGGGCGAGCCGTCACACACATCTTCGACGATCTCTTCGCGTTCCTGTTCGGTCATGGCGTCGTACGTCTCACCCTTGTAGCGGATGCGGTACAGCGGCGGCTGAGCCGCGTAGACGTAGCCGTTCTCGATGATCTCCGGCATCTGCCGGTAGAGGAAGGTGAGATACAGCGTCCGGATGTGTGCACCGTCCACGTCGGCGTCGGTCATCAGGATGATCTTCTGATACCGGGCCTCCTCCACGTCGAACTCGTCGCCGACGCCGGTACCGAGCGCGGTGATGAGGTCCCGAATCTTCTCGTTTTCGAGCACGCGGTCGAGCCGGTGTTTCTCGGCGTTGAGAATCTTCCCGAACAGCGGGAGAATCGCCTGAAACTCCGGATTGCGCGCCTGCTTTGCACTCCCGCCCGCGGAGTCACCCTCGACGATGAACAGCTCGGCCTCCTCGGGGTCGCGGGTCTGACAGTCCGCGAGCTTGCCGGGGAGGGAACTGGAGCCGAGTGCGGATTTCCGGCGCGTGAGTTCTTCGGCCTTCTTGGCGGCGAGTCGAGCCTTCGCAGCCTCGACCGCCTTCCCGACGATTGCCTCGGCGGTGTCGGGGTGCTCTTCGAGGTACGCCGTGAACTGCTCGTGCATCAGGCCCTCGACGATACCCCGGACCTCGGAGTTGCCGAGCTTCGTCTTGGTCTGGCCCTCGAACTGCGGGTCCGGATGCTTAATCGAGAGCACGCCGGTCAGTCCCTCGCGGATGTCCTCGCCCTTGAGGTTGCCGTCGAGGTCGCTACCCATCCCGTGTTCGTCGGCGTAGTCGTTGACGACGCGGGTGAGGGCGGTCTTGAACCCGGTCATGTGGGTGCCGCCCTCGCGGGTGTTGATGTTGTTGGCGAACGCGTGAATCGACCCCTGGACGCCGTCGGTCGCCTGGAGCGCAACCTCGACCTGGATTCCCTCCTCCTCGCCGTCGAGGTAGACGATGTCGTCGTGTAGGGGGGTGCGCGTCTCGTTGAGATACTCGACGAACTCGCGGATGCCGCCGTCGTACTGGAACCGCACGTCGGTGTCGTCGCGCTCGTCGACGAGCGCGATTTCGACGCCCGGATTCAGGAAGGCGAGTTCGCGGAGCCGCGTCTCCAGCGTCGAGAAGTCGTAGGTGGTCGTCTCGAAGATGTCGTCGTCGGGCCAAAACCGGATGGTCGTGCCCGTCTCCTCGCCGTCTTCCATCGGCCGAATCTCTTCGAGGTCGTCCTGTGGCTCACCGTGGTCGAAGTCGTGGCGGTAGACGTAGCCGTCGCGTTTCACCTCGACTTCGAGCCACTTCGAGAGCGCGTTGACGACGCTGACGCCGACGCCGTGGAGGCCGCCCGACACCTGATACGACTTGTTGTCGAACTTCCCGCCAGCGTGGAGGACGGTCATGATGACTTCGAGGGCGGGGCGGTCGTACTCGCTGTGGGTGTCGATCGGAATCCCTCGACCGTCGTCGCTGACGGAGACGGAGCCGTCCTCGTGGAGGGTCACCTCGATGGTGTCACAGTGACCGGCCAACGCCTCGTCGATGGAGTTGTCGACGACCTCGTAGACGAGATGGTGGAGCCCGCGGTCGTCCGTCGACCCGATGTACATCGCGGGTCGTTTCTGGACCGCCTCGAGGCCTTCGAGGACCTGAATCTGGTCGGCTCCGTAGTTTGCTTCCTTAGACATACACGTAGTTGGCATACGTACGTGCGCCCCTCGTATAAGTCCACTCGTGCGCGCGTCACCCGCGCGCGCTCGTGAGTCCCCGATGGTACTCAGCCTCGTGTTGGCGTCTGCCAACTGCTTTACTTTCACCAAGCTACCGCGACTGTTTTTACCCCCGACGGGCAAGGTCGGACAATGACTGCAAAGCAATCCACGCTCGACACCGGCGGGGGCGAGACCGTCGCCGACGAGCTGGCAGAGTCACAGCGGGCCATCTCCATCGCCGAGTTCTTCGAGAAGAACAAGCAGATGCTCGGCTTCGACTCCGGCGGGAAGGCGCTCGTCACCGCCGTCAAGGAGGCGGTCGACAACGCGCTCGACGCCACCGAGGAAGCGGGCATTTTGCCGGATATCTACGTCTCCATCGAGGAGGCCGGCGACTACTACCGGGTCGTCATCGAGGACAACGGACCCGGCATCACGAAAGAGCAGATTCCGAAGGTGTTCGGGAAGCTGCTGTACGGGAGTCGGTTCCACGCCCGCGAGCAGAGCCGCGGCCAGCAGGGCATCGGGATTTCGGCCGCGGTGCTCTACTCGCAGCTCACCTCCGGGAAACCCGCGCGCATCACCTCGAAGACCGGCTCACAGCAGACGGCCCAGCAGTTCGAGTTGACCATCGACACCGACTCGAACGAGCCGGACGTGGACCTCGCGGAGGAGACGACGTGGGAACGCCCCCACGGCACCCGCATCGAGTTGGAGATGGAGGCGAACATGCGCGCTCGCACCCAGCTCCACGACTACATGAAGTACACCGCGGTCGTCAACCCCCACGCACGATTGGAGTTCACGGAGCCGAAAGCCCACGAGAAGTACGAGCGCGCGACCGACCAGCTACCGGCCGAGACGAAGGAGATCCGCCCACACCCACACGGCGTCGAACTCGGCACGCTCCTGAAGATGCTCGCCGCGACGGAGTCGTACTCGCTGTCGGGGTTCATGCAGGAGGAGTTCACCCGCGTCGGCACGAAGACGGCAACCTCGGTGCTTGACGCGTTCCGCGACCGTCACTTCGGGCGCGAGATGACGTGGCGACCGCCGGCCGCGACCGAGGAGGCCGACATCGCCGCCGAAGTCCGGGAAGCCACCTCGAACAAGGGGGCCGAGGCGACGGAGGCGTTCGCGACCACCATCGCAGAGACGATACGCGAGCGCGAGCGCATCGCCCACAGCGAAATCGTCTCCATCGTCGCCGACGCCGCCGACGAGACCGGAGAGACGTTCGGGAAGACGTTCGGCGAGGCCGTCCGAGAAAACGCCGTCGCGGCCGCGTGGTACGCCTGCACCCGCGAGCGCACGGCGAATCTCTACCCCATCGTCGACGAGGCGACGACGAAGCGAAAAGACGACGCCGCAGTCGAGGGGTTAGCCCGCCGGCTCGGCGAGAAGTTCACCGAGAGCGACGACACGCGCGACCGGGCGTCGTTCGACACGTTGACGGCGTACGTCGACCGCGCCGCCGACATGACCGAGGAGCACGACGACGAGACGTTCGGCGAGACCGCCCGCGAGAACATCGCCGAGGCCGTCTGGCAGGTGATGGTGACCGTCCCCGACGACCCGCCGAAGGTGTCCGCCGTCGTCGAGGACCGCGACACCGCGGCGCAGTTTCTCGAAGCCATGCGCGAGACCGACATCCTCTCGCCGCCGACGGACTGTCTGGCCCCGATCACGGCGGAGTTGGTCGAGCAGGGCCTCCGCAAGGAGTACGACGCCGACTTCTACGCCGCGGCCACCCGCGACGCCGAGGTGCACCGCGGCGACCCGTTCGTCGTCGAGGCCGGCATCGCCTACGGCGGTGACATCCCCGCCGAGGGGAACGCCGAGGTGCTCCGGTTCGCGAACCGCGTCCCGCTCGTCTACCGGCTGGGCGCGTGTTCCACGACGGGCGTCGTGAAGCGAATCAACTGGCGCAACTACGGGCTGGACCAGCCCGGCGGCTCCGGGATGCCGAACGGCCCGGCGGTCATCATGATTCACGTCGCCTCGACGAACGTCCCGTTCACGAGCGAGTCGAAGGACGCCGTCGCGAACGTCCCCGAAATCGAGGACGAAATCGAGCTCGCGCTCCGGGAGGCCGCACGGGAGCTGAAATCGCACCTGAACGAGCAGCGCAGCCTCGAAAAACGCCGGCGCAAACAGAACGTGCTCGTCGACATCCTCCCGGAGATGGCCCAGAAGCTCTCCGAGGTGACGGGTCGCGAGTCGCTGAACATCGACGACTCGCTGGCGCGCATCATGAACAACGTGCTCGTCGAGCGGACGGTCGAGGACGAAGCGGTGGAGTTGACGGTCCAGAACCACGGCAGTTCGGGCGCGGCCTTCGAACTCACGGATATCGTGAGCGAGGACCCCGGCGACGTGGACGGCGCGACGGTCGTGGAGATGGACGGCGAGTGGTTCGTGAAGTGGTCGGTCGACGTGGGGGGCGGCGAGGGAGCGACGATTACGTACGAGGTGAGCGACGACGCCGCGTTCGATATCTCTATCGACGGCGTCGAGACGGAGAAAATCACGGTGAACGCATAACATGAGCGAAGTTGACCCAGATATCCAAGACGAGAAGGCGCGGAAACGACTGATAGAGCTCGCCGAGAAGTTCTACGACCAGTTCGAGGGCGGCGACGTCCCCTCGATGGAGATTCCGACCCGGACGAAGACGAACATCGTCTTCGACGAGGAGTCGGGCGTGTGGGTGCTCGGTGACCGCACCTCCACCCGCTCCGCGAACTCGGTTCGGGGCGCGAAGAAGCTGCTCAAGTCCATCTACACGACGGAGTTCCTCGAGCGGCAGTTGGAGGAGAATCGCTCCTCGACGCTGCGTGAACTCTACTATCTGAGCGAGTCGTGGGACAACGAACACGCGCAGTTCGACAACCAAGACGAGTCGAACCAGCTCATCGAGGACCTCGAACTCGTCTCGGGCGTGACCCGCGAGGATTTCCACATGCGTCCGGAGGAGTCGGGCGCGAAGGTGATGGGGCCGCTCCACATCCGCGAGCAGACCAATCGCGGCGACCGCGACATCCACTGTCAGGACGACGTGGGACAGGGCGGCTACCAGATTCCGAACAACCCCGACACCATCGAGTTCCTCGGCTGCGACGCGGAGTTCATCCTCTGTGTCGAGACGGGTGGCATGCGCGACCGCCTCGTCGAGAACGGCTTCGACGACGACTACGACTGTCTGGTCGTCCACCTCGGCGGCCAGCCGGCCCGGGCGACCCGCCGGCTGACCAAGCGCCTCCACGACGAACTCGACCTGCCGGTGGCGGTGTTCACTGACGGCGACCCGTGGTCGTACCGCATCTACGGCTCCGTCGCCTACGGCTCCATCAAGTCGGCCCACCTCTCGGAGTATCTCGCCACCCCCGAGGCACAGTTCGTCGGCATCCGCCCGCAGGACATCACGGAGTACGACCTGCCGTCTGACCCGCTCGCGGATTCGGATACGAACGCCCTCGAATCCGAACTGGAGGACCCGCGCTTCCAGACGGACTTTTGGGAGGAGCAGATTCAACACCAACTCGACATCGGGAAGAAGTCCGAACAGCAGGCGCTCGCAGCGCGTGGCTTGGACTTCGTGACCGACGAGTATCTGCCCACGCGACTGGACGAGATGGGAATCCTGTAACGGGGGTTCTTGTTTTTCATGTTTGGTATGGATTTGACACCACTGCGCTGTCTCGGCTGACTCCGACAGCACCGCTCTGATTGCTGGAGACCGCGCTGTTCACGCTGACTTCGATAGCACCGTGACCGTTCTCGTTGCTTGGCCTCGGGACCAGCACCGCGACCGCGCCAACCCTCCCCCGGACCGCACACGCGCCACGGGCGCGGTACGGTAGGCCACCGCCACCGTTGCTTGTGCGGTCGGCGTGAGCCGGCACGCCTTGTGCGCGCCGTCGTCGCGAGGGATGAGTGAGCACCGCGAACGAATCGGTTGGGGAGGCTCGTGGACGGTGCTGTCGGGGGGACTGAAATGGGCGGGTGTGTCGCGCGCGTTTGGTCGGTTTCCGTGACCACTATCGGGAGCGAACGCAGTGAGCGACCGATATGTCACGGAGACAGCGGGAGAGCGACGCTCTCCCGGGCAGCCGGCGGTGCAACCGCCGGCACGACCGCGACACGCCCGGGGCTTTCAGACTGTTCGAGTCGCCGACGTAGCCAAATTCACTGAGCGACACGGCCGGAGCTTTCGGGCTGACAGTACTGGGGGAGCAGTCAGATGCATCGAAAGCAGAACCAAGCGAGACAATCCCGTAGTTTTTCAGCCGCACACACCGAACGACGGGCGAATGACAGACGCCTTCCTGCCGTTTGACGAACTGCTCGAAACGGTCGAGCAGCGCCGGTTCGACCGTCCGCCCGCCGTCGTCGCGAACGCGCACGTCACCGGCCTGGGCGTGGCGCGTGCGCTCGCGACCCACGACGTTCCCGTCATCGCCCTCGACCGCTCGGGCGACGGCGTCGCCCCGCGCTCGGATGCGGTCACCCTCGCCGGCGAGGTGACCTACCCGCTCGACGACAGCGACGGCTTCCGCGAGGACGTAGAACGGCTGGCCGACGCGCTCGACCACGACCCCGTCGCCTTTGGCTGCATGGACGAGTGGGCGCTCGCGTTCGCACAGGAGGAGCCGGCAGGGGTTCGACTCCCCTTCGCCGACTACGAGGTCATCGACGGCGTGCTCGACAAGTACGCGCTGTACGAGCGCGCCGAGCGGCTGGACGTGCCGTACCCGGAGACGCACTTCCTCGAAGAAACGGACCCGGCCGAGGCCACCGCCGCGTTGGAATTCCCGTTCGTCGTGAAGCCCGCGCGCAAGCGCCGGTTCGAGGAGGCCATCGGGACGAACGTGCTCGAAGTCGCCGACGAAGCCGAGTTCATGGATATCGTCGAACTCGCCGACGAAGAGGAGATGCGCATCATGGCACAGGAGAAGGTCGACAAGGCGACCGGCCAAGACCGCTCGTTCGCGTCGTACGTGCGCCCGGACAACGGCGACACGCTCGGGGTCGTCGGCAACGCGCGGGTCCGGTATCCGACCGGCTACGGCACCTCGTGTGTCGTGGACAGAGTGGACGAGCCGGTCATCGAGGAGCGCGCGACGACGATGCTCGACGACGCCGACTACTACGGAATCTCCGAGTCGGAGTTCGTCTACGACACGGACCGCGAGGAGTACGTCCTGCTGGATATCAACACCCGGCCGTGGAAGTGGATCGGAATGCCCGTCGCGGCGGGGGCGAATCTTCCGATGGCGGCGTACGCGGACGCCGTCGGCACGGAGACGGTCCACACCGGTCCGCTCGACACCCGGTGGGTGTATCTCCCCGACTACCTCCGGCTCAACTTCGAGGATCCGACCTTCGAGGACGTGCTCGCGCCCCGGGAGTGGGAGACGCTGCTGTCGGGGGCGTTCCACTCCGGACAGGGGTTGACGACGGGCGTGTATCTCCCATCGGACCCCGGACCGGCGTACGCACTCCTCGAAACGGAGTTCGCCGAACGCGAGTACTACTGCGCCTGCTGATTGTCGCGACCGTGGGCCATTAGCCAACGGCGGGCAGAGTGGGGATATGCAGCTGAATCTCTTCACGATGAACGCGGTGACACACGTGTCGCCGGGGCTGTGGCGGCGGCCCGGCGACCGCGCGGCCGACTACACCGACCGCGACTACTGGACCGACGTGGCCCGCACCGCCGAGCGTGGCGGCTTCGACGCCGTCTTCTTCGCCGACGTGCGCGGCATCTACGACGTGTTCGACGGCGCACGCGAACCGGCTATCCGGCGGGCCGTCCAGACCCCCTCGAACGACCCGCGCTTCCTGATTCCGGCGATGGCCGAGGTGACAGATGACCTCGGTTTCGCGGTCACGCGCTCGACGACGTACAATCAGCCGTACGAACTCGCGCGGGAGTTCTCCACGCTCGACCACCTCACCGACGGCCGCGTCGCGTTCAACATCGTCACCTCGTATCTCGACTCGGCGGCGCGCAACCTCGGCGTCGGCGAGCGACTCGACCACGACGACCGCTACGACCGCGCCGACGAGTTCATGGACGTGTGTTACGCGCTGTGGGAGGAGTCGTGGGACGACGACGCCGTCGTGCGCGACCCCGACACGGACACCTACACGAATCCGGAGGGCGTCCACACCATCGACCACGACGGCGAGTGGTTCACCGTCGAGGGACCACACGGCTGTGAGCCGTCGCCACAGCGCACGCCGTTCCTCTATCAGGCCGGCGCGTCCGACCGCGGCCGCGAGTTCGCCGCCGGCAACGCCGAGGCCGTCTTCTGCTCGTATCCGACGAAGGCCGGCGTGCGCGACTACGTCGAGGACATGCGCGACCGCGCCGAGAGCCACGGCCGCGACCCCGACGCAATCGGCTTCTATCCGGGTATCGTCACCATCGTCGGCGAGACGGAGGAGTTGGCCGAGGCGAAGTACGACCACTACCGCGACATGATTGACGTGGAGGCGGTGTTGGCCCTGCTCTCTGGATTCATGGACATGGACCTCTCCGCACTCGACCCCGACCAGCGGGTCGAACACATCGAGACGGAGGCGATGCAGGGGGCGGTCAACGCCTTCACGAAGGCCGACCCCGACCGCGACTGGACCGTCGCGGAGATGGCTCGCTTCGCCGGCCTCGGCTCCACCTCACCCGTCGTCGTTGGCACGCCGGAACAGGTGGCCGACGAACTCGAAGCGTGGTACCGCGAACTCCCGATTGCTGGCTTCAACGTGAAGGAGGTCGCCCGGCCCGACTCCGTCGAGGACTTCGTCTCCTTCGTCGTCCCCGAGCTCCGCGAGCGGGGCCTGCTCGACGCCTCGGAGGGGGACACCCTCCGCGAGCGCGTCACGAACGGCGGTCCACGGCTCCCCGACGACCACCCGGCCCGTCGCTGACGGGCGGTTTCAGCCGGCGAGAACGCGAACACCCATTTATATCGCTGTTCACGCTACGGCCAGCTATGTCTCCCCAGCG
This portion of the Halosegnis longus genome encodes:
- a CDS encoding NAD-dependent epimerase/dehydratase family protein; this encodes MKGQRVLVTGGAGFIGSNLANHLADENDVTAVDDLYLGTPDNLDDGVEFHDASVLDDDLPADVDVLFHLAALSSRPMHEEDPARGARVNVEGFINTVEQVRDHGCETVVYASTSSIYGDQTEPSHESMDVEARTGYEASKLARERYGEYYSNFHDMSMAGMRFFAVYEGFSGAEEHKGEFANLITQFAHRLANGERPDIWGDGTQTRDFTHVDDIARGLELAADHELDGVYNLGTGQSYSLNELVDRLNDVLGTDIEPIHSENTMTNYVHDTLADVSKMKEATGWEPQIDFEEGLRRVCAPYLDDE
- the rocF gene encoding arginase; this encodes MNVRIIGVPMDLGADRRGVDMGPSAIRYAGLSDALADAGHECVELGDVSVPRPENLDAPSGRAKYLAETETVCLGLATQVEATIDAGGFPLVLGGDHSIAIGTAGGAATQGDTGVVWFDAHGDFNTPDTTPSGNVHGMSVAALLGRGEFADSDWAHAPNIDPSNVAMVGIRSLDDAERAALRDSEVTVFTMSDIDERGLPVVTEEALAVAGQADGMHISLDMDFLAPAEAPGVGTPVRGGVTYREAHAAMEAVADRLDSVRSMEVVEVNPILDSHNKTAELAVELIASALGKRIL
- a CDS encoding heavy-metal-associated domain-containing protein, with the protein product MTKTLTVDGMSCDHCEQTVEDAVTAVEGVASARADETTETLEIEGDPDLAAVRTAIADAGYEPA
- the gyrA gene encoding DNA gyrase subunit A, with protein sequence MSTDDTDPTLDANIAREVRNVRIDDEMEQSYIDYAMSVIVGRALPDARDGLKPVQRRILYSMHDMGVTSNSGHRKSSNVVGEVMGNYHPHGDQSIYDALARMAQDFSLRYPLVDGQGNFGSVDGDPPAAMRYTEARMDSLAEELLADIEEDTVDFTANYDDRLTEPDVLPAKVPNLLLNGASGIAVGMSTNIPPHNLREVVDATIHLIDNPDCSVSDLIVGPDGEGYVKGPDFPTGANIVGRQGIHEAYESGRGKLRVRAEIDTEERDSGGDRIVVTELPYQENKARRIERIADDVNEGKIEGIADIRDESDRNGVRVVIDLKRGTNTEVVKNQLLESHLERTFSVLSLALVDDQPRVLNLKQLLEQYVDHRREVVRRRSQYRLDEAQDRAHILEGRLQALENAEAVVDLIRNSDDRDDAKAGLREEFGLSTEQAAHIVRMQLGSLTSMEVGEVESEYADVQATIERLETILGDESELLGVIKDELRDMRETYGDDRRTSIVEDTGSVTREDLIPEEDTVVVLTEEDYIKRMPIAEFSPQNRGGKGIIGVRPKEGDRVSAVFQANTHDYLLVFTNRGQVYRLKTYEIPEMSRTARGTNVVNVIDLDSDEEVTAVVDVDDVEDEEGYLAMATEDGYVKRTELSAFENVHSGGIRATRLEAGDRLVDVEVTDGEMDIVIGTRQGMTIRFDETEARSMGRSARGVNGIKLEGDDRVAGLVTARKDDDRDLLTVTRNGYGKRTSLSEYRSQSRYGKGLVDIKTNERNGEACSLSAVEETDGLVIMSESGQIMRTTVDELSRQGRNTMGVTVMRLDEGDWVASVDVTEE
- the gyrB gene encoding DNA topoisomerase (ATP-hydrolyzing) subunit B, translated to MSKEANYGADQIQVLEGLEAVQKRPAMYIGSTDDRGLHHLVYEVVDNSIDEALAGHCDTIEVTLHEDGSVSVSDDGRGIPIDTHSEYDRPALEVIMTVLHAGGKFDNKSYQVSGGLHGVGVSVVNALSKWLEVEVKRDGYVYRHDFDHGEPQDDLEEIRPMEDGEETGTTIRFWPDDDIFETTTYDFSTLETRLRELAFLNPGVEIALVDERDDTDVRFQYDGGIREFVEYLNETRTPLHDDIVYLDGEEEGIQVEVALQATDGVQGSIHAFANNINTREGGTHMTGFKTALTRVVNDYADEHGMGSDLDGNLKGEDIREGLTGVLSIKHPDPQFEGQTKTKLGNSEVRGIVEGLMHEQFTAYLEEHPDTAEAIVGKAVEAAKARLAAKKAEELTRRKSALGSSSLPGKLADCQTRDPEEAELFIVEGDSAGGSAKQARNPEFQAILPLFGKILNAEKHRLDRVLENEKIRDLITALGTGVGDEFDVEEARYQKIILMTDADVDGAHIRTLYLTFLYRQMPEIIENGYVYAAQPPLYRIRYKGETYDAMTEQEREEIVEDVCDGSPDQVQRFKGLGEMNPKQLWETTMNPETRILKRITVEDAAAADKMFSVLMGDAVAPRKQFIKEHADDAEWVDI